One genomic segment of Hypomesus transpacificus isolate Combined female chromosome 5, fHypTra1, whole genome shotgun sequence includes these proteins:
- the si:ch211-284e13.6 gene encoding uncharacterized protein si:ch211-284e13.6: MYCVFQGISGRTITKERPGMEERRCATVGAPGDPKLPTSVVKTGQSAEAHQSSVGEEVMAPVRVKEEDVSEVPLKVPRFQYVDFPSLHQCIRQMTVPPVDSWLEGFPLERSSARTTLSPKEPVQPKFKYVDYPSLHHCIKQLSVPPLESWSSGLGRPRGGGGDRGRPNSNPQSVSQPHSAQGHQTGEDSAARTHRQGAYTAFPFPGPEPGSVQEVTPSDQAGGRHLSCPTRTWSSGSPCGSHSPPKRPSNLVSSGSSNNRGTSLFTGRDDGSSADHKSADGVIQRNTTRPVQRVRADHGNTLHQNRFWRTVPESVCPFCQKMFSDSEELRVHQRSHLEKRPH, encoded by the exons ATGTATTGCGTGTTTCAAGGGATCTCGGGAAGAACGATAACGAAAG AGAGGccaggcatggaggagaggaggtgtgccACTGTCGGGGCACCGGGGGACCCAAAGCTCCCAACGTCGGTGGTCAAGACCGGCCAATCAGCTGAGGCCCACCAGAGCAGCGTGGGTGAGGAGGTGATGGCACCCGtcagagtgaaggaggaggacgtCTCCGAGGTGCCGCTGAAGGTGCCCAGGTTCCAATACGTGGATTTCCCCTCGTTGCATCAGTGCATCCGGCAGATGACCGTGCCTCCTGTGGACAGCTGGCTGGAGGGCTTCCCGCTAGAGAGGTCCTCGGCACGCACAACCCTCAGCCCTAAAGAACCAGTCCAGCCCAAGTTTAAGTACGTGGATTACCCGTCTCTGCACCACTGCATCAAGCAGCTGTCGGTGCCTCCTCTGGAGAGTTGGAGCTCAGGCCTAGGCAGGccccggggaggtggaggagacagaggcagacctAACTCTAACCCACAATCCGTCTCCCAGCCCCACTCTGCGCAGGGACatcagacaggagaggacagtgctgcacgcacacacagacagggggcGTACACAGCTTTCCCATTCCCCGGTCCTGAGCCTGGCTCCGTGCAAGAGGTGACCCCCTCTGACCAGGCCGGCGGACGGCATCTGAGTTGCCCCACCAGAACCTGGTCCTCAGGAAGCCCCTGTGGCTCCCACAGTCCGCCTAAACGACCCTCCAATCTAGTATCTTCTGGAAGCAGCAACAACAGAGGAACGAGTTTGTTCACCGGGCGTGATGACGGATCATCTGCTGACCACAAATCCGCTGACGGGGTGATACAGAGGAACACAACTCGTCCTGTCCAACGGGTCCGGGCGGACCACGGCAACACGCTGCATCAAAACCGGTTCTGGAGAACCGTACCAGAGTCTGTCTGTCCATTCTGCCAAAAGATGTTTTCAGATTCAGAGGAATTACGCGTCCATCAGAGAAGCCATTTGGAGAAA AGGCCTCACTGA
- the LOC124467809 gene encoding alpha-soluble NSF attachment protein-like isoform X2, producing the protein MLLLISLMQGMPSKKQTHKGRFTIAAKHHISIAEVYETELLDIEKAIAHYEQASDYYKGEESNSAANKCLLKVATYAAQLEQYQKAIEIYEQIGTYAMDSTLLKYGAKDYFFKAALCHFCVDMLNAKLSVQRYEEMFPAFSDSRECKLVKKLLDAFEEQDVDAFTDAVKDFDSIFRLDQWNTTMLLRIKKTIQDDESDLR; encoded by the exons ATGCTGCTATTAATTTCATTGATGCAGGGAATGCCTTCAAAAAAGCAGACCCACAAG GGTCGTTTCACCATTGCAGCTAAACACCATATCTCCATCGCTGAGGTCTATGAGACGGAACTTTTAGATATTGAAAAG GCTATTGCTCACTATGAGCAGGCATCAGATTACTACAAAGGCGAGGAGTCTAACAG TGCTGCAAACAAGTGCCTTCTCAAAGTAGCCACCTACGCCGCTCAACTGGAACAATACCAGAAAGCCATTGAGATTTACGAGCAG ATTGGAACATACGCGATGGATAGCACCCTGTTGAAATACGGCGCAAAAGACTATTTCTTTAAAGCAGCACTGTGTCATTTCTGTGTGGACATGCTGAACGCAAAG CTGTCGGTTCAGAGGTATGAGGAGATGTTTCCTGCCTTCTCAGACTCTCGAGAATGCAAACTGGTTAAG AAACTTCTAGATGCATTTGAGGAACAAGATGTGGATGCGTTCACGGATGCT GTGAAGGACTTTGACTCAATCTTCAGACTGGATCAGTGGAATACCACTATGCTACTGAGAATCAAGAAAACCATACAGGATGATGAGAGTGACCTGCGTTAA
- the si:dkeyp-117b8.4 gene encoding zinc finger BED domain-containing protein 4 isoform X3: protein MFQPPAPFIVKEELQDSDMAAELEETKRACACPALEVGGVHTNQNPVSNPDLNPSSSHSGYTASGVGHSKHSSTGIKECSEKRAGMLTDLILEMVFRDLQPLSVVEERGFGLLLSCLEPHYCVPNTSQLGSLLWHRYDTLKKHLQEYLQSGMAPRSLTLCTEYWQSVAGCEVGGSGRLFLTISAHFVDKDWHLARCVLETLPMPDFSQESSGRGFTLFGVTLKAVLSEFRLPENFVFCIVHNTPWTPTEARGAEDSRLVKEHLNPAGPSKLPQNLPEGSVALHCAGEALKLCIQEGLSVEPVRQALAEVRRIISHFQHEAHAAAALNQKAQASNKAGVCLVLDDPGRWATAIDMCESLLELKWMVSSVLEEQKAADNLADHQWRLLQELVPVLRTVRIAASFLSEDINAPISSLMPCLHGVSRVLEQHIAESSCSVARGVMERVRSGMERHWRLGEEDALLDTPAVLSSFLDPRFKELRFLSPHARSELHDRVKELLSVETPDVEECELRRSGDGGEMEDEGEEDEGGDEGVMNMGLDDTQVRQTHPDSPGSCGSNEEVDLIVLHPNEAPRTSPSKGGCKGLGEGDSGSTAGLRKRGSAEMGPSGSVPRDLQHGRESSLLSLSLYDILLGVDPTERMPEIHQQLENYIAEPLCKRSLSPLHWWRSKEHRFPAVARLARKYLAIPATAVPADRAFAPRETPVTQRRATLGSQHLDHILFLHHNCDYVEQLMGAAAGRPRGPDKHRGDQTTETLYQSLVSYESKA from the coding sequence ATGTTCCAACCACCTGCTCCATTCATAGTaaaggaggagctgcaggattCTGACATGGCCGCTGAACTGGAGGAGACGAAGCGTGCTTGtgcatgtcctgctctggaagTAGGAGGTGTTCACACAAATCAGAACCCAGTCTCCAACCCAGACCTTAATCCAAGCAGTTCACACTCTGGATACACTGCGAGCGGCGTTGGTCACAGCAAGCATAGCAGCACAGGTATTAAGGAATGCAGTGAAAAGCGAGCAGGCATGTTGACGGACCTCATTTTGGAAATGGTGTTTAGAGACTTGCAGCCACTGTCTGTTGTGGAGGAGCGAGGATTTGGTCTTTTACTGAGCTGCTTAGAACCACACTACTGTGTGCCGAACACCTCACAGCTTGGCAGCCTTCTTTGGCATCGCTATGATACTCTGAAGAAGCACTTGCAGGAGTATCTTCAGTCTGGCATGGCTCCCCGGAGTCTGACTCTTTGCACTGAGTACTGGCAGTCTGTAGCAGGCTGTGAAGTTGGAGGCAGCGGACGGCTCTTTCTCACTATAAGTGCACATTTTGTTGACAAAGACTGGCACCTGGCCCGCTGTGTGTTGGAGACCCTTCCCATGCCAGATTTTAGTCAAGAGTCAAGTGGAAGAGGGTTCACCCTGTTCGGGGTCACACTGAAGGCTGTCCTCTCTGAATTCCGTCTGCCCGAAAACTTTGTTTTCTGCATCGTGCACAACACTCCGTGGACTCCTACAGAagccagaggagcagaggacaGCAGACTCGTGAAAGAACATCTAAACCCTGCGGGTCCAAGTAAATTACCTCAGAATCTTCCGGAAGGTTCAGTAGCACTGCACTGTGCAGGGGAGGCCCTCAAACTGTGCATCCAGGAAGGACTAAGCGTGGAGCCAGTCAGACAGGCTCTCGCTGAGGTACGTAGGATCATCTCCCATTTCCAACATGAAGCACACGCCGCAGCGGCCCTGAACCAGAAAGCCCAGGCTTCCAACAAGGCCGGTGTTTGTCTGGTGTTGGACGACCCTGGCCGATGGGCCACGGCCATTGACATGTGTGAGAGCCTACTAGAGCTGAAGTGGATGGTGAGCTCAGTGCTCGAGGAGCAGAAAGCCGCAGACAATTTGGCAGACCATCAGTGGCGCCTTCTACAGGAGCTGGTACCAGTGCTGAGGACGGTACGCATCGCTGCCTCTTTCCTGAGCGAGGACATAAAcgcccccatctcctccctcatgCCGTGCTTGCATGGCGTGTCCCGCGTCCTGGAGCAGCATATCGCCGAGAGCAGCTGCTCCGTCGCTCGAGGGGTCATGGAGAGGGTTCGCTCGGGGATGGAGCGACATTGGAGGCTGGGAGAAGAGGACGCCTTACTGGACACCCCAGCCGTACTCTCCTCGTTCCTGGACCCGAGGTTCAAGGAGCTGCGCTTTCTCAGTCCCCACGCTCGCAGCGAGCTTCACGACAGAGTCAAAGAACTGTTGTCAGTGGAGACGCCGGACGTGGAAGAATGTGAGCTACGGCGAAGCGGTGACggcggagagatggaggacgagggggaggaggacgagggaggggACGAGGGCGTGATGAACATGGGTTTAGATGACACGCAGGTCAGACAGACGCACCCCGATTCACCTGGGTCGTGTGGATCCAATGAGGAGGTCGACCTCATTGTGCTGCATCCCAATGAGGCACCCAGGACATCGCCATCCAAAGGCGGTTGCAAGGGTTTGGGTGAAGGTGACTCCGGCTCCACAGCTGGtctgaggaaaagagggagtgCAGAGATGGGCCCGTCGGGCTCTGTGCCGAGGGACCTCCAGCATGGCAGAGAGTCCAGCCTGCTGTCACTGAGCCTGTATGACATCCTGTTAGGAGTGGATCCCACCGAGCGAATGCCAGAGATCCACCAGCAGCTGGAGAATTACATCGCGGAACCGCTCTGCAAACgcagcctgtctcctctccacTGGTGGCGCTCTAAGGAGCACCGCTTCCCTGCTGTGGCCAGACTCGCAAGGAAGTACCTGGCCATCCCTGCCACAGCGGTGCCCGCAGACAGAGCCTTCGCTCCCAGAGAGACGCCGGTCACACAGCGCAGGGCCACACTGGGCTCTCAGCACTTGGACCACATTCTGTTCCTTCACCACAACTGTGACTATGTGGAGCAGCTGATGGGAGCGGCAGCAGGGAGACCCAGAGGCCCAGACAAGCATAGAGGCGATCAGACAACAGAGACTCTGTATCAGTCTCTAGTTTCCTACGAGAGTAAAGCTTAG
- the si:dkeyp-117b8.4 gene encoding zinc finger BED domain-containing protein 4 isoform X2 has translation MKRRADRGSERRTSKVWNYCTQLNETQVECNIFTSTVVNPGMFQPPAPFIVKEELQDSDMAAELEETKRACACPALEVGGVHTNQNPVSNPDLNPSSSHSGYTASGVGHSKHSSTGIKECSEKRAGMLTDLILEMVFRDLQPLSVVEERGFGLLLSCLEPHYCVPNTSQLGSLLWHRYDTLKKHLQEYLQSGMAPRSLTLCTEYWQSVAGCEVGGSGRLFLTISAHFVDKDWHLARCVLETLPMPDFSQESSGRGFTLFGVTLKAVLSEFRLPENFVFCIVHNTPWTPTEARGAEDSRLVKEHLNPAGPSKLPQNLPEGSVALHCAGEALKLCIQEGLSVEPVRQALAEVRRIISHFQHEAHAAAALNQKAQASNKAGVCLVLDDPGRWATAIDMCESLLELKWMVSSVLEEQKAADNLADHQWRLLQELVPVLRTVRIAASFLSEDINAPISSLMPCLHGVSRVLEQHIAESSCSVARGVMERVRSGMERHWRLGEEDALLDTPAVLSSFLDPRFKELRFLSPHARSELHDRVKELLSVETPDVEECELRRSGDGGEMEDEGEEDEGGDEGVMNMGLDDTQVRQTHPDSPGSCGSNEEVDLIVLHPNEAPRTSPSKGGCKGLGEGDSGSTAGLRKRGSAEMGPSGSVPRDLQHGRESSLLSLSLYDILLGVDPTERMPEIHQQLENYIAEPLCKRSLSPLHWWRSKEHRFPAVARLARKYLAIPATAVPADRAFAPRETPVTQRRATLGSQHLDHILFLHHNCDYVEQLMGAAAGRPRGPDKHRGDQTTETLYQSLVSYESKA, from the exons ATGAAGAGGAGAGCAGACCGTGGATCTGAGCGACGCACATCTAAAGTGTGGAACTACTGCACCCAACTGAATGAAACTCAGGTTGAGTGTAATATCT TTACATCTACCGTGGTAAACCCAGGCATGTTCCAACCACCTGCTCCATTCATAGTaaaggaggagctgcaggattCTGACATGGCCGCTGAACTGGAGGAGACGAAGCGTGCTTGtgcatgtcctgctctggaagTAGGAGGTGTTCACACAAATCAGAACCCAGTCTCCAACCCAGACCTTAATCCAAGCAGTTCACACTCTGGATACACTGCGAGCGGCGTTGGTCACAGCAAGCATAGCAGCACAGGTATTAAGGAATGCAGTGAAAAGCGAGCAGGCATGTTGACGGACCTCATTTTGGAAATGGTGTTTAGAGACTTGCAGCCACTGTCTGTTGTGGAGGAGCGAGGATTTGGTCTTTTACTGAGCTGCTTAGAACCACACTACTGTGTGCCGAACACCTCACAGCTTGGCAGCCTTCTTTGGCATCGCTATGATACTCTGAAGAAGCACTTGCAGGAGTATCTTCAGTCTGGCATGGCTCCCCGGAGTCTGACTCTTTGCACTGAGTACTGGCAGTCTGTAGCAGGCTGTGAAGTTGGAGGCAGCGGACGGCTCTTTCTCACTATAAGTGCACATTTTGTTGACAAAGACTGGCACCTGGCCCGCTGTGTGTTGGAGACCCTTCCCATGCCAGATTTTAGTCAAGAGTCAAGTGGAAGAGGGTTCACCCTGTTCGGGGTCACACTGAAGGCTGTCCTCTCTGAATTCCGTCTGCCCGAAAACTTTGTTTTCTGCATCGTGCACAACACTCCGTGGACTCCTACAGAagccagaggagcagaggacaGCAGACTCGTGAAAGAACATCTAAACCCTGCGGGTCCAAGTAAATTACCTCAGAATCTTCCGGAAGGTTCAGTAGCACTGCACTGTGCAGGGGAGGCCCTCAAACTGTGCATCCAGGAAGGACTAAGCGTGGAGCCAGTCAGACAGGCTCTCGCTGAGGTACGTAGGATCATCTCCCATTTCCAACATGAAGCACACGCCGCAGCGGCCCTGAACCAGAAAGCCCAGGCTTCCAACAAGGCCGGTGTTTGTCTGGTGTTGGACGACCCTGGCCGATGGGCCACGGCCATTGACATGTGTGAGAGCCTACTAGAGCTGAAGTGGATGGTGAGCTCAGTGCTCGAGGAGCAGAAAGCCGCAGACAATTTGGCAGACCATCAGTGGCGCCTTCTACAGGAGCTGGTACCAGTGCTGAGGACGGTACGCATCGCTGCCTCTTTCCTGAGCGAGGACATAAAcgcccccatctcctccctcatgCCGTGCTTGCATGGCGTGTCCCGCGTCCTGGAGCAGCATATCGCCGAGAGCAGCTGCTCCGTCGCTCGAGGGGTCATGGAGAGGGTTCGCTCGGGGATGGAGCGACATTGGAGGCTGGGAGAAGAGGACGCCTTACTGGACACCCCAGCCGTACTCTCCTCGTTCCTGGACCCGAGGTTCAAGGAGCTGCGCTTTCTCAGTCCCCACGCTCGCAGCGAGCTTCACGACAGAGTCAAAGAACTGTTGTCAGTGGAGACGCCGGACGTGGAAGAATGTGAGCTACGGCGAAGCGGTGACggcggagagatggaggacgagggggaggaggacgagggaggggACGAGGGCGTGATGAACATGGGTTTAGATGACACGCAGGTCAGACAGACGCACCCCGATTCACCTGGGTCGTGTGGATCCAATGAGGAGGTCGACCTCATTGTGCTGCATCCCAATGAGGCACCCAGGACATCGCCATCCAAAGGCGGTTGCAAGGGTTTGGGTGAAGGTGACTCCGGCTCCACAGCTGGtctgaggaaaagagggagtgCAGAGATGGGCCCGTCGGGCTCTGTGCCGAGGGACCTCCAGCATGGCAGAGAGTCCAGCCTGCTGTCACTGAGCCTGTATGACATCCTGTTAGGAGTGGATCCCACCGAGCGAATGCCAGAGATCCACCAGCAGCTGGAGAATTACATCGCGGAACCGCTCTGCAAACgcagcctgtctcctctccacTGGTGGCGCTCTAAGGAGCACCGCTTCCCTGCTGTGGCCAGACTCGCAAGGAAGTACCTGGCCATCCCTGCCACAGCGGTGCCCGCAGACAGAGCCTTCGCTCCCAGAGAGACGCCGGTCACACAGCGCAGGGCCACACTGGGCTCTCAGCACTTGGACCACATTCTGTTCCTTCACCACAACTGTGACTATGTGGAGCAGCTGATGGGAGCGGCAGCAGGGAGACCCAGAGGCCCAGACAAGCATAGAGGCGATCAGACAACAGAGACTCTGTATCAGTCTCTAGTTTCCTACGAGAGTAAAGCTTAG
- the LOC124467809 gene encoding alpha-soluble NSF attachment protein-like isoform X1, with the protein MDHSVKEKEAMALIAEADKKIKSHSVLGSLFGGPTRKYEEACEMYVRAANMFKMAKNWGAAGNAFCQAARLNLQMENKLDAAINFIDAGNAFKKADPQEAITCLGNAVDIYSDMGRFTIAAKHHISIAEVYETELLDIEKAIAHYEQASDYYKGEESNSAANKCLLKVATYAAQLEQYQKAIEIYEQIGTYAMDSTLLKYGAKDYFFKAALCHFCVDMLNAKLSVQRYEEMFPAFSDSRECKLVKKLLDAFEEQDVDAFTDAVKDFDSIFRLDQWNTTMLLRIKKTIQDDESDLR; encoded by the exons atggatCACTCCGTTAAAGAAAAGGAAGCCATGGCCCTTATCGCCGAGGCGGATAAAAAGATTAAATCACATTCAGTTCTTGGGAGTCTTTTTGG AGGTCCGACCCGTAAATACGAAGAAGCATGTGAAATGTATGTGAGAGCAGCGAACAtgttcaaaatggcaaaaaacTGGGGTG CCGCTGGTAATGCATTCTGTCAAGCAGCAAGACTTAACTTGCAGATGGAAAATAAACTGGATGCTGCTATTAATTTCATTGATGCAGGGAATGCCTTCAAAAAAGCAGACCCACAAG AGGCCATCACCTGCCTGGGTAATGCCGTTGACATATACTCTGACATG GGTCGTTTCACCATTGCAGCTAAACACCATATCTCCATCGCTGAGGTCTATGAGACGGAACTTTTAGATATTGAAAAG GCTATTGCTCACTATGAGCAGGCATCAGATTACTACAAAGGCGAGGAGTCTAACAG TGCTGCAAACAAGTGCCTTCTCAAAGTAGCCACCTACGCCGCTCAACTGGAACAATACCAGAAAGCCATTGAGATTTACGAGCAG ATTGGAACATACGCGATGGATAGCACCCTGTTGAAATACGGCGCAAAAGACTATTTCTTTAAAGCAGCACTGTGTCATTTCTGTGTGGACATGCTGAACGCAAAG CTGTCGGTTCAGAGGTATGAGGAGATGTTTCCTGCCTTCTCAGACTCTCGAGAATGCAAACTGGTTAAG AAACTTCTAGATGCATTTGAGGAACAAGATGTGGATGCGTTCACGGATGCT GTGAAGGACTTTGACTCAATCTTCAGACTGGATCAGTGGAATACCACTATGCTACTGAGAATCAAGAAAACCATACAGGATGATGAGAGTGACCTGCGTTAA
- the si:dkeyp-117b8.4 gene encoding zinc finger BED domain-containing protein 4 isoform X1, protein MKRRADRGSERRTSKVWNYCTQLNETQVECNICKKQLSFHNSTSSMREHLVRRHNVRDTLVGTITSSSFQPMAQHVLPSINSVTSTVVNPGMFQPPAPFIVKEELQDSDMAAELEETKRACACPALEVGGVHTNQNPVSNPDLNPSSSHSGYTASGVGHSKHSSTGIKECSEKRAGMLTDLILEMVFRDLQPLSVVEERGFGLLLSCLEPHYCVPNTSQLGSLLWHRYDTLKKHLQEYLQSGMAPRSLTLCTEYWQSVAGCEVGGSGRLFLTISAHFVDKDWHLARCVLETLPMPDFSQESSGRGFTLFGVTLKAVLSEFRLPENFVFCIVHNTPWTPTEARGAEDSRLVKEHLNPAGPSKLPQNLPEGSVALHCAGEALKLCIQEGLSVEPVRQALAEVRRIISHFQHEAHAAAALNQKAQASNKAGVCLVLDDPGRWATAIDMCESLLELKWMVSSVLEEQKAADNLADHQWRLLQELVPVLRTVRIAASFLSEDINAPISSLMPCLHGVSRVLEQHIAESSCSVARGVMERVRSGMERHWRLGEEDALLDTPAVLSSFLDPRFKELRFLSPHARSELHDRVKELLSVETPDVEECELRRSGDGGEMEDEGEEDEGGDEGVMNMGLDDTQVRQTHPDSPGSCGSNEEVDLIVLHPNEAPRTSPSKGGCKGLGEGDSGSTAGLRKRGSAEMGPSGSVPRDLQHGRESSLLSLSLYDILLGVDPTERMPEIHQQLENYIAEPLCKRSLSPLHWWRSKEHRFPAVARLARKYLAIPATAVPADRAFAPRETPVTQRRATLGSQHLDHILFLHHNCDYVEQLMGAAAGRPRGPDKHRGDQTTETLYQSLVSYESKA, encoded by the coding sequence ATGAAGAGGAGAGCAGACCGTGGATCTGAGCGACGCACATCTAAAGTGTGGAACTACTGCACCCAACTGAATGAAACTCAGGTTGAGTGTAATATCTGTAAGAAACAGTTGTCTTTTCACAACAGCACCAGCAGTATGAGGGAGCATCTGGTCAGAAGACATAATGTTCGCGACACGCTGGTTGGCACAATAACAAGCTCTTCATTCCAACCAATGGCTCAACATGTCCTTCCTTCCATTAATTCAGTTACATCTACCGTGGTAAACCCAGGCATGTTCCAACCACCTGCTCCATTCATAGTaaaggaggagctgcaggattCTGACATGGCCGCTGAACTGGAGGAGACGAAGCGTGCTTGtgcatgtcctgctctggaagTAGGAGGTGTTCACACAAATCAGAACCCAGTCTCCAACCCAGACCTTAATCCAAGCAGTTCACACTCTGGATACACTGCGAGCGGCGTTGGTCACAGCAAGCATAGCAGCACAGGTATTAAGGAATGCAGTGAAAAGCGAGCAGGCATGTTGACGGACCTCATTTTGGAAATGGTGTTTAGAGACTTGCAGCCACTGTCTGTTGTGGAGGAGCGAGGATTTGGTCTTTTACTGAGCTGCTTAGAACCACACTACTGTGTGCCGAACACCTCACAGCTTGGCAGCCTTCTTTGGCATCGCTATGATACTCTGAAGAAGCACTTGCAGGAGTATCTTCAGTCTGGCATGGCTCCCCGGAGTCTGACTCTTTGCACTGAGTACTGGCAGTCTGTAGCAGGCTGTGAAGTTGGAGGCAGCGGACGGCTCTTTCTCACTATAAGTGCACATTTTGTTGACAAAGACTGGCACCTGGCCCGCTGTGTGTTGGAGACCCTTCCCATGCCAGATTTTAGTCAAGAGTCAAGTGGAAGAGGGTTCACCCTGTTCGGGGTCACACTGAAGGCTGTCCTCTCTGAATTCCGTCTGCCCGAAAACTTTGTTTTCTGCATCGTGCACAACACTCCGTGGACTCCTACAGAagccagaggagcagaggacaGCAGACTCGTGAAAGAACATCTAAACCCTGCGGGTCCAAGTAAATTACCTCAGAATCTTCCGGAAGGTTCAGTAGCACTGCACTGTGCAGGGGAGGCCCTCAAACTGTGCATCCAGGAAGGACTAAGCGTGGAGCCAGTCAGACAGGCTCTCGCTGAGGTACGTAGGATCATCTCCCATTTCCAACATGAAGCACACGCCGCAGCGGCCCTGAACCAGAAAGCCCAGGCTTCCAACAAGGCCGGTGTTTGTCTGGTGTTGGACGACCCTGGCCGATGGGCCACGGCCATTGACATGTGTGAGAGCCTACTAGAGCTGAAGTGGATGGTGAGCTCAGTGCTCGAGGAGCAGAAAGCCGCAGACAATTTGGCAGACCATCAGTGGCGCCTTCTACAGGAGCTGGTACCAGTGCTGAGGACGGTACGCATCGCTGCCTCTTTCCTGAGCGAGGACATAAAcgcccccatctcctccctcatgCCGTGCTTGCATGGCGTGTCCCGCGTCCTGGAGCAGCATATCGCCGAGAGCAGCTGCTCCGTCGCTCGAGGGGTCATGGAGAGGGTTCGCTCGGGGATGGAGCGACATTGGAGGCTGGGAGAAGAGGACGCCTTACTGGACACCCCAGCCGTACTCTCCTCGTTCCTGGACCCGAGGTTCAAGGAGCTGCGCTTTCTCAGTCCCCACGCTCGCAGCGAGCTTCACGACAGAGTCAAAGAACTGTTGTCAGTGGAGACGCCGGACGTGGAAGAATGTGAGCTACGGCGAAGCGGTGACggcggagagatggaggacgagggggaggaggacgagggaggggACGAGGGCGTGATGAACATGGGTTTAGATGACACGCAGGTCAGACAGACGCACCCCGATTCACCTGGGTCGTGTGGATCCAATGAGGAGGTCGACCTCATTGTGCTGCATCCCAATGAGGCACCCAGGACATCGCCATCCAAAGGCGGTTGCAAGGGTTTGGGTGAAGGTGACTCCGGCTCCACAGCTGGtctgaggaaaagagggagtgCAGAGATGGGCCCGTCGGGCTCTGTGCCGAGGGACCTCCAGCATGGCAGAGAGTCCAGCCTGCTGTCACTGAGCCTGTATGACATCCTGTTAGGAGTGGATCCCACCGAGCGAATGCCAGAGATCCACCAGCAGCTGGAGAATTACATCGCGGAACCGCTCTGCAAACgcagcctgtctcctctccacTGGTGGCGCTCTAAGGAGCACCGCTTCCCTGCTGTGGCCAGACTCGCAAGGAAGTACCTGGCCATCCCTGCCACAGCGGTGCCCGCAGACAGAGCCTTCGCTCCCAGAGAGACGCCGGTCACACAGCGCAGGGCCACACTGGGCTCTCAGCACTTGGACCACATTCTGTTCCTTCACCACAACTGTGACTATGTGGAGCAGCTGATGGGAGCGGCAGCAGGGAGACCCAGAGGCCCAGACAAGCATAGAGGCGATCAGACAACAGAGACTCTGTATCAGTCTCTAGTTTCCTACGAGAGTAAAGCTTAG